A genomic region of Solanum dulcamara chromosome 2, daSolDulc1.2, whole genome shotgun sequence contains the following coding sequences:
- the LOC129880217 gene encoding protein NRT1/ PTR FAMILY 4.6-like — MERESQSQLSTWHGYVDWKNRPALTKKHGGLLAASFVLVVEVLENLAYLANASNLVLYMSKYMHFSPSKSANSVTNFMGTAFLLALLGGFLSDAVCTTYYIYLISALIEFMGLVVLTIQARSGSLKPPTCDLQAAPNVPCEQVHGAQAAMLFIGLYLVALGVGGIKGSLTPHGAEQFDEATPQGRKQRSTFFNYFVFCLAFGALIAVTFVVWVEDNKGWQWGFGISTFAIFLSIPIFLAGSPFYRNKIPCGSPFTTITKVLIAALVNSSVSRNSTSAIASMASSPSPPIPMGKEGGEDSNRKGVESIDTPSTSLSFLNRAVSDTPACSALECSGQQVEEVKIVMKILPIFACTIMLNCCLAQLSTFSVHQAASMNTKVGSLKVPPASLPIFPVVFIMILAPVYDHFIIPFARRVTKTEMGISHLQRIGIGLFLSIVAMAIAALVEIKRKRVVTDSGLIDSTKPLPITFFWIAFQYLFLGSADLFTLAGLLEFCFSEAPVSMRSLATSLSWASLAIGYYLSSVIVSIVNRVTGISTNKPWLSGSNLNHYHLERFYWLMCILSTLNFMHYMFWATKYKYRSLRSSK, encoded by the exons atg GAAAGAGAGAGCCAAAGCCAATTAAGCACTTGGCATGGCTATGTTGATTGGAAAAATAGGCCTGCACTTACTAAGAAACATGGTGGCTTACTTGCTGCCTCCTTTGTCTTAG TTGTGGAGGtgttggagaatttggcatatttGGCAAATGCAAGCAACTTGGTGCTATATATGTCTAAGTACATGCATTTTTCACCATCAAAATCAGCAAATTCTGTGACTAATTTTATGGGCACAGCATTTTTATTGGCACTTCTTGGTGGATTCTTATCTGATGCCGTCTGCACTACTTATTATATCTATCTCATCAGTGCACTCATCGAATTTATg GGGCTAGTGGTGCTCACCATACAGGCTCGTTCGGGGTCGTTGAAGCCACCAACGTGTGACCTTCAAGCAGCACCGAATGTGCCTTGTGAACAAGTTCATGGTGCACAAGCAGCAATGTTGTTCATAGGGCTCTACCTAGTGGCATTGGGTGTAGGAGGTATAAAGGGATCACTCACGCCCCACGGCGCTGAACAGTTTGATGAAGCAACCCCACAAGGAAGAAAGCAAAGATCAACATTCTTCAATTACTTTGTGTTCTGCCTCGCCTTTGGAGCTCTCATTGCTGTCACATTTGTGGTTTGGGTGGAAGACAATAAGGGTTGGCAGTGGGGATTCGGAATTTCAACGTTTGCTATATTTTTGTCGATCCCAATCTTCCTTGCTGGTTCGCCATTCTATAGGAACAAGATACCTTGTGGAAGCCCTTTTACAACAATCACCAAG GTTCTCATTGCTGCCTTGGTAAATTCGAGTGTATCAAGAAACTCAACTAGTGCTATAGCAAGTATGGCTTCAAGCCCTTCTCCTCCAATTCCAATGGGCAAGGAAGGTGGTGAAGATTCAAACAGAAAGGGTGTTGAATCAATTGACACTCCATCGACAAGTCTTAGCTTTCTTAACCGGGCTGTTTCAGACACACCAGCTTGTAGTGCATTAGAATGCTCAGGGCAACAAGTGGAAGAAGTCAAGATTGTGATGAAAATCCTCCCGATTTTCGCTTGCACCATCATGCTCAATTGCTGCCTTGCTCAGCTCTCAACATTCTCTGTCCATCAAGCAGCCTCTATGAACACAAAGGTCGGTTCTTTAAAAGTCCCACCGGCTTCACTCCCCATTTTCCCTGTAGTATTCATCATGATCCTAGCACCAGTTTACGACCACTTCATCATCCCATTTGCTCGTAGAGTAACCAAAACAGAAATGGGCATCTCTCACCTCCAACGCATTGGCATCGGTTTGTTCCTCTCCATCGTGGCAATGGCAATCGCAGCCCTTGTTGAAATCAAACGCAAAAGAGTAGTTACTGACTCAGGACTCATCGACTCTACCAAACCGTTGCCTATAACATTCTTTTGGATCGCGTTTCAGTACTTGTTTCTCGGATCAGCTGATCTTTTCACACTAGCAGGACTACTAGAATTTTGTTTCTCAGAAGCACCAGTTAGCATGAGATCATTGGCAACATCTCTCTCATGGGCTTCGTTAGCTATCGGATACTACCTCAGCTCGGTGATAGTGTCTATTGTCAATCGTGTAACGGGCATTTCAACGAACAAACCATGGCTCTCAGGTAGCAACTTGAATCACTACCATTTAGAGAGGTTCTACTGGCTAATGTGCATACTAAGTACATTAAACTTTATGCACTACATGTTTTGGGCTACAAAATACAAGTATAGATCATTAAGGTCTAGCAAGTAA